GTTCTTCTCCTGCTCGTCTCCCGAAGCGTGGTCGCCGCTGCCTTGCCTCTCCTGATCGCCGTGTTCGCCGTCGAAGGGGCCAACGCTCTGCTGCGGGCACTGGCTCAGTTCACGTCAGTTTCGGTCTTCGCGCTCAACTTGACCACTGCCCTGGGCATCGGTCTGGCAGTCGACTACGGTCTCCTCCTGGTACGCCGGTATCGCGAAGAGGCGCTGACGTACGGAATGACACGCGACGCCGTCATCGCCTCCGTGGGCCGAGCCGGCCACACCATCGTCGTCTCCGCGGCCATCCTCGTCAGTGCGCTGGCGACGCTGTTGCTGTTTCCCCTGCCTTTCCTCCGCTCCATGGCATACGCGGGTATCGCCACGGTCACGCTCGCCGCGTTCGCCGCGGTGACGCTGCTTCCCCCGGTGCTCGTCCAACTCGGTCAACGGATCGACACGGTGGGCGCTTTGCTCAGGGCACGCCGTCCGCGGCATGCGGTGCCCTCCGTAGGCGGGGAGGGCTGGGTCATGGCAGTGCGCTGGACGGCACGGCACGCTCCTGCGGTCGCATCCACCACTACCGTCATCCTGGTCCTGTTCGGTGCCCCGTTCCTGCATGCCCGCTTCGACGTGAGTGACGTCAGGCAGTTGCCCGCGCGCGCCCAGGCGCGCATCGCCGAAGAGCGCATCACTTCGGACTTTCCGACGCAGAGCGTGGACATCATCCTGGCCTCCGCAGATCAGCGGGCTGTCGCGGGCTACGCGCGTCGTCTGTCCACCTTGACCACGGCGTACACGGTGGACGCTCCCACCGGGCGGTATGTGCACGGGCTGCGCACCGGTCCGCGGCAGCCTGAGCGCTCGTCAGGCGGAAGCTCATGGATATCGGTGAGCGCGCGACCGCGGACGCCGCCGGCCGAGCTGGAGGCCCTCGTCCGACGACTGCGCGGTGTGGAGGCCCCCGCCGACCGGCATGTCACCGGCGTGGCGGCGATCGACCTGGATACGCGCGATTCCATACGAGAGGTACTTCCGTACGCGGCAGTCACCGCCGTGGCCACGACCCTGTTGCTCATCCTCCGTCTGACGCGGAGCCCTGTGCTCACAGTTCAGGCAGTCCTTCTCAACGCTCTGAGCCTTACGGCCATGCTCGGCGCGCAGGTCTGGTGGTTTCAGGACGGAAGCCTGGCCCGGACGCTCGGGTTCACGCGCACCGGTTCGCTCGACATCGGCGTCTCGGTCCTCATGGGCGTCCTTGCCTTCGGCCTGTCGATGGACTACGGGATCTTCCTCGTCTCCCGCCTGGTCGAAGAGCGCCGTCGGCGGCCCGAGCCCTTTGCAGCGCTGGAGGAGGCGGTCCGGACAACAGGAGGAACGATTTCCTCCGCGGCCGTGATCCTGGCAGTGAGCATGCTCGCGGTGGCAGGTTCCCGCATCACCAGCGTCAAGATGCTGGGGATCGGAGTGGCGCTCGCCGTACTGCTTGATGCCATGGTCGTCCGCGCCCTCCTCCTGCCGTCCGTCCTTGCCTTGGGGGCCGCACGGACCAGGCTCACGCAAGCCCGTGCCGACGCCTCGCAGAACCTGAGTAACGACCAAGTGAAGCCGCGGGCTTGATGCGTGCGGCGGCGCTCTCCCTCACCCAGCAAGCCGAAGTCTTCGCCTCCCAGGGAGTACTGATGACGGCCACCCTCCTGTCCGCGCCTCTCGTACCGGACACTGCCCTTCTCAGGGACGTGCGCAACGGTTCCGTCGGCAGCATGCGCCCCCTCTACCGCAGACACTATTCGGCGGTCTACGCCTACGCGTCGACCTGCGCTCAGGCTCCCCTGGACGCCTTCGAACTGGCGTCTACAGCCTTCTCGGAGCTACTGCAGCGCCTCCTGGCCGGCCAGCCGGTGTCCGGTCGCGGCTACAACGGCTGTCTACGCCGTGAGCTTCACAGTGCGGTGCGTTCCGCGGCAGTGGCGCGCTACTCGCTCCGACCGGAGTCCCTGGCCCCCGGCTTCAAGGAGTGGGTCGCATCGGGCGCGTCATGGCCCGTGGACGACGACGGCGACCTCGCCACGGCTTTCGCCCTGCTTCCGGAATCAGCACAGTGCCTGCTGTGGCACAGCACGATCGAGCAGGACGATGCCGCCTCCATCGCCCGGATCACCGGTCTACGGCGCAACCGACTGGCCTCACTGACCCGTGCGGCGAAGACGCGTCTGAAACAGGTTCGCGCCGAGCTCTACCTGGAACGACGGGAGCAGCCGGAATGCCGTGACGCGCTGATGCCTCTGCTGGCGGAGCCCTCCACAGGACTCCATCCGGAACCGAACGAACACATGCTCCTGTGTGCCGGGTGCCAGAACGTGTTCCAGGACATCAAGAGACTCAACACCTACCTCGAACGGCAGCTGCCGGCACGTCTGCTCGGCTGGTGGCCCGGGCGCAAGTACTTGCGGACAAAGGAGATCACTCCCACACCCCTGGCGGATCCCGCCTTCGTGCTGCGAGCCGGTGACCAGGCCAAGACAGCCGGGAAGGGTGGCTGCGCCACTCGGCCCTCGTATCCCGTGGCCAGAGGCCGGAGCAAAGGCCGAAGCCTCACCGTGCCACGCAACCGAACCTCGGTTGCGCTGGGTGCGCTCGTCTCGCTGGCCGCCGCGTCGATACCGATCATCGTTCACGCATCCGCCGGCGACGGGCCGGCGGCTCCGGCATCCTCGGCATCCGCGCCTCAGGGCCCCGTGTCGCGGAGCGCGCGCTCGGCATCAGATGGTCTGTCCGCAAGCAGTTTCACCTCGGCGAAAGGAGTCGCAGACCCCGGAGGCCCAGATGTCGGGCTGAGTTCCGGCTCCCTCTTGCGCTTCAGCAACGTGTCCTTCTCCGGAGGAGAAGGCAACTTTCTGGAGGGGCTGCTGTCCGGCATGAAGGACGCCGCGGTGGTGGAATTCCGTTTGGACTCGGCTGACACGGAACCCTTCGCCCGTCTTGCCCCCGCTCCCTATGGCGAACTGGCAGCGATCTTGGTGCCCATCTCTCCCATCTCTGGCGTGCACGATCTCTACGTGACCGTGCAGTGCCCGGGACATCAGCCGTGTGTACAACTTCGCCACATCGCAACGCGGCGTTTGCAGGCGCCGGGCGAACCGGCTTCCGGAGCAGTCTCCTGACCGTGCGCCGGGAAGCGCCCGGCTGCTCGCGCGCGAGCAGGCCGGTGCACTACCGGTCGTGGACGCCGAGGACCCGGTGGTGGGAGTCGTTGCAGCGGCGCTGTTGGACGACTCGTCGCGGCAGTCCGCCGCAACCAGGCCCACCACACAAAGTCAGTGCTTACAATTGATTGATTATGGGGATTTTCGAGCAGAAGGGAACGGCGAAGGAGGGGGTACGGCCGCAGCCACAGGTGAACCAGCGCTTTCTGTGACTTCCCGTGTCCGTACGATCGAAGTGCGCAGTCGAACCCGCACCGACGAGGAGCCCACCCATGGCCAAGCATGACCGCTGGAGCGCACTGATGGAGTTGCTGGCCGCGCAGGGGCGACTGGATGTGGAGGAGGCCGCTGCCGCCCTGGCTGTCTCCGGTGCGACCATCCGCAGGGACCTCGACGAACTCGCCGAGCAGCAGATGCTGGTGCGCACCCGTGGCGGTGCCGTCGCCCACGGGGTCTCCTACGAGCTGCCCCTGCGCTACAAGTCCTCCCGTCACGCGCCGGAGAAACAGCGCATCGCGGCCGCCGCCGCCGCTCTCGTCGGCGAGGGCGAGGTGGTCGGCCTGAACGGCGGTACGACTACGACCGAGGTTGCGCGCGTGCTCGCGATGCGGATGAGCAGCCGGGAGGGCAATGGCAGCGGGCCCGCCCTGACCGTGGTGACCAACGCGCTGAACATCGCGTCCGAACTTGCCGTGCGACCCCAGATCAAGCTCGTACTCACCGGGGGAGTCGCACGCCCGCAAACCTTCGAACTCGTCGGTCCGTTGACGACCGGAGTGCTCAACGAGGTCGTCCTCGACGTGGTGATGCTCGGGGTCGACGGCGTGGATCTGCAGATGGGCATCATGGCTCACCAGGAGGACGAGGCCAGCGTCAGCAGGCTCCTCGCGGAACGGGCCCACCGGGTCGTCGTCGTCACCGACTCCTCCAAACTCGGCCAGCGCGCCTTCGCTCGCATCTGCGGACTGGAGCGCATAGATACCCTGGTCACAGACGCCAAGGTGTCCAAGGAGATGACGGACCGGCTGTCGGAGGCAGGCGTCAAGGTGCTGACCGCCTGACGACTTGGTCGGCGATGGGGGCTGGTGACCGCCGTCCTGGCGGTTCGCCCTGCCGGGGTGAGCGCAAGTTCGACGCTGTATGCGTGCCGGGTCTGGTGGGCGGCACGGGCGGAGACCGGGCCCGCGGTGCACCGTCGAACGGCCGGTGTGTGCGCGACTCCGCATGCGGCCGGTTCAGGGGCGGTCCGACGAGGTCACGACCCCTGTCGTGGTCCAGGGGATCAGCGTGGAAATCCGCAGGTCAGGAAGCAATCCGCTGATCTGCTGAGTTCAGGCTGCCTGGCGTCCTGCCCACACATATGTGCCGAGCGCGGCCACCGCCACGCTGCTCGTAGGCGTGACTGCGGACGAAGGCCGCCCGCGACCCACGCTGCGGGTCCATGTGTTGCTGCAAGCTGACGCGACGTACCGCACCGGCGCGCGACCTCGGCCACCGGTGCACCGTCCAGGACCGACCAACGCCCGTCAAGGATGAGATGGGCTTGGACCGCACGGTCAGCGAGAGGCCTGTGTGCCAGCGGCACGGTCGGACAACTTCCCAACTTCCCGATGCACAGCCCTTGACTCCCCCCTCGTTAGCCGCCACGGTTTGCTCAAACTTGCTCTCTCAGTATCTATATCGAGCAGATTCTTTCAGGTCTTCAGCTCGGAGAATCGTATGAGATGGCATCATCGGCTGGTCGGCCTCGGATCCGCAGCCCTTCTCACCGCCGCCGGACTGGCGGGCACCGCCCCCGGACAGGCGGCGGCGGACACCGTGGCCGCGAACACCAACGCCCCGATCGGCGCCAAGCCGATGATGGGATTCAACAACTGGGCCCGATTCACCTGCGCCGCTCAGGCCCGGTTGGACGGGACGCGGGAGGGCTACTCGTTCCAGCAGTTCATGAAGGACCAGGCCAAGGCCATGAAGGACACCGGCCTGGTCGCTGCCGGTTACACCAACCTGACCGTGGACGACTGCTGGATGCAGCGCAACAGCGCTGGCTACCTGCACGGCGCCGCCAAGTGGGGCGGCTCCACCCAGCCCGGTTTCGACCCGGAACTGACCGACTACGCCTCCTACGTGCACAGCCTCGGCATGGAGGCCGGCCTCTACAGCACCTCGGGTGTGAACACCTGCCAGGGCGTGCCTGGCGGCGTCATGGGGCACGAGCAGTCGGACGCCAGCTCCCTGGCGTAGTGGGGCATCGACTCGCTCAAGCTCGACAACTGCGGGACCACCGGGAGTAACCGTCAGCAGGAGTTCACCACCATGGCGAACGCCCTCGGCACGGCTACCTCCTCCAACCCCCGCAAGATCCTGTTCAACGAGTCGGCTCCCGCCGGCGAGGGCCCCGAGTCCAGCACCAAGTACAGAGTGATGGACTGGGTACGCGGACTCGGCCAGATGTGGCGGGTCAGCCCCGACATCGCCGTCTGGCACGACACCAACCCGATGAAGTCCGCCTGGGACTGGCCGCACGGGGGCGACTATTACGAGGGCGGTGTCCTGCAGAACTTCACCGACACCGTCGCGCTGGCCCGCTACAACGGCCCGGGAAACCACAACGACGCCGACATGCTGCTGATCGGTGACAACAACCAGCTCACCCTCGCCGAGCAGCGCAGCCAGTTCGCCCTCTGGTCGGCCATGGGCTCCCCGCTCATGATCAGCACCGATGTGCGCAAGATGGCTGCCGACCCGGTCACCTACGCCCCGCAGCTGAACATCCTCAAGAACGCCGACATCATCGCAGTCGACCAGGACACCACGGCCGGCGGGTACCTCGCCTCCCGGCAGGGCGCGACCGACCCCTCCGGCGTCGACGTCGTCGTCAAGCCGCTGGCCGATGGCTCGCGCGCCGTGGTCGTCCTCAACAAGAATGCCACCGCCACCACCTACACCCTCGACCTGGCCCGCGTCGGCTTCGCCAACCTCGCCTGCACCCGCACCGCCAAGAACCTCTGGACCGGCACCACGAGTTCCGTGGCCGGCTCCCTCACCGCCACCATCGGCTCCCACGACAACGCGATGTACACCATCGCCCCCGGAAGTTGCGGTGCGGCGGTCCCGGCCGGCCAGATCCAGGCCGCCCAGCCCGGCTTCCAACAGTTCGCCTACTGCCTCGACGCCCATCATGGCGCCGGCAACGGAGCCACCGTGGGTCTCTACCCCTGCACCGGCAACAACAACCAGCAGTGGCAACGCCGTGGCGACGGTCTGATCGCCTCCCTCGGCGACAGCAGCCTGTGCGTCTCCGGCGAGAGCACCGGCCTCAAGCTCTCCCCCTGCAACAGCGGTGATCCCAAGCAGGTCTGGACCTACAACCGCGCCGGTCACCTCCAGGCCAACGGCCTGTGCGCCGACATCTCCGGCGGCGCCCTCAACGATGCCAACGCCGCCGTCATCACCTCCGCTTGCGGCGACCATCAGCCCAACCAGACCTGGAGCGCCCCCTTCGGCACCCCGCCCGCTCCGTGACACCCCGTGTGGTGCTGCCGCAGCATTGCCCGGGATCACCTGGTCATTGGCGGCCCAGTCGGGGGGCGGCGAGCTTGGAGGAGGGGGCGACGGCCCGGCTGGCGGCCGCCGAGGCGGCCCACGGAGGACCGGTACGAACAGAAACGAACGACACCCACGCCCGGCACCCAGCTTGCTTCTGCGAGTCCGCCGACCCGCACGCTCTGCCCCAACGCGTCACCTCACCCGCAGCCTGGATCGCCGGCTAAGTCAGGCGCCGAAGTCCTGAACCGCCGCCGGCAGCGGTCAGTGGCCGGCCAGCACCTCCAGCAGTCTCGCCACCTCCGCCGCGACGGCGTCCCGGGCCGGGCCGAGGTACTTGCGCGGGTCCGCGACCTGCGGCGCTGCGGTCAGCCGCGCACGCACCTCCCCGGTGAAGATCTTGTTCAGGTGGGTCGAGATGTTCACCTTGGTCATGCCGGCCGCGACGGCCTTGGCGAGATCCTCGTCGCTCACGCCCGAGGAGCCGTGCAGCACCAGCGGGAGGTCGATGGCCGAGCGCAGGCGGGCGATGAGGCCGAAGTCGAGGACCGCGTCGCGGGTCAGCATCGCGTGCGAACTGCCGACGGCCACCGCCAGCGCGTCCACGCCGGTCGCCGCTACGAACGCCTGTGCCTCCCGGGGACCGGTGCGGACCCCCGGCGTGTGCGCCCCGTCCTTCCCGCCGACCTCGCCCAGTTCGGCCTCCACCCACACACCCGCCTCGTGGCAGTGCGCGGCGACTTTCCGGGTGGCCGCCAGGTTCTCCTCGTAGGGCAGCTTCGATGCGTCGAACATCACGGACGTGAAGCCCAGTTCGACCGCTTCGTGCACGAGGGCTTCCGACTCCGCGTGGTCGAGGTGGACGGAGACCGGCACGCCCGACCCGCGTGCCAAGGCAAGCGACGCGAGACCGAGGGGCGTGAGCCCTCCGTGGTACTTCGCGGTGTTCTCGCTGATCTGCAGCACCACCGGCAGGCCGGCGTGTTCGGCCCCTGCCACGATGGCCTCTGCGTGCTCGATCTGTACGACGTTGAACGCGCCGACGCCCGAGCATCCGGCGCGCGCGGGGCCGGTGATGTGGTCAGTGGGCACGAGGGGCATGGGCTCTCTCCACGGTGACGGTGGTACGGAATTCCTCGTAGACGGCCTTGTCGACCTGTCCGGCCGTCGGGCAGGCGACCGCGGCCGCCGACAGGGCCACCGCCTCCGCCAGGGTCTGCTGCCAGGGCGTCCCGTAGTGCAGTCCGGCGGCCAGGGCCGCGACGCAGGCGTCCCCGGCGCCCGTCGGGTTGCCGGACACCGGGCGCGGGGGAGCGGCCTGCCATGTTCCCCGCGGAGTAGCCACGTACAAGCCCTCGGTTCCCCGCGAGGCGACGACGGTGCGGGCGCCCAGGCGGCGCAGTGCCTCGGCTGCGCCGGCCACGTCCTGCTCGCCGGTGGCCTCGGTGAGTTCCGCCGCGTTCGGCTTGATCAGGGTGGGGCCGGCGGGCAGCGCCGCCAGGAGCGCCGGGCCACTGGTGTCCAGCACGGTCGCGGTCCCGGCCTGGCTGCTCAGGCGCACGAGCGTGGCATAGGCGTCTGCCGGCAGCCCCGGCGGCAGACTCCCGGACAGGACGACCACGGTCGCCTCGCGCACCAACTCGGCGAACCGGGCGGTGAATCCCGCCCAGACAGCGGGACCGACCTCCGCGCCGGGGGTGTTGAAGACGGTGGCGTCGCCGTCGGCGCGCGACACGATGGTGACTGTGCGACGTGATTCGGTCCACATGGGTACCAGTTCGTCGCGCAGGCCTGCCCTCCGCAGCCCGTCCTGGATCAGTTCGCCGGTGGCGCCACCCATGAGCCCGGTGACGACCGTCGGTACGTCGAGCGCAGCCAGCACGGAGGACACATTGATGCCTTTGCCGCCGGCGCGCTCGTAGTAGGTGCGCACCCGGTGGGAGGAGTGCGGTACCAGCGCGTCGACGACATAGGTGACGTCCAGTGCCGCGTTCAGAGTCACGGTGAGGATCACGGTGCCATGGCCTCCGATCGCTGTCCCGTCCGGCCGGAGACGGCGGACGGTCCGTGGCCGACGGCCTGCCATGCGAGGAGGCCGGCACCCAGGCAGCCGGCCCGGTCGCCCAGCTCGGCAGGGACCACCGAGGGCCGCAGCTGGAACGTCAGGCGCTCCTCCAGGTGCGTCCGCAGGGGGGCCAGCAGCAGGTTCCCGGCCTCGGCCAGACCTCCGCCGACGACGATCCGTTCGGGGGCGAGGACCGTGCTGACCACGGCGAGAGCAGAGGCGAGCGCCTGGACGGCCTCGTCCCACACGGCCACCGCCACCGGGTCCCGCCTCGTGACCCGCTCCGCCACCTCGGCGGCCCCGTGGACGTGGTGCCCGGTGCGCTCGGTGTACGCAGCCGCGATCGCCGCGGCGGAGGCGACGGTCTCCAGACAGCCCCATGAACCGCACGCGCAGGGGCGACCTTTCGGATCGACGACGACATGGCCGAGCTCGCCCGCGTGTCCAAGGCCTCGCAGCGGCCGGCCGTCGCGGACGATGGCGGCGGCGATGCCGGTGCCGACCGGTACGAACACGAAGTCCGTGATCCCGCGCGCGGCGCCCACCTGGTACTCGGCGAGCCCCCCGGCCCGCACATCATGGCCCAGGACGACCGGCAGCCCCAGGGCCTCGGTGAGCTGATGTGCCAGCGGCAGGTTCGACCAGCCGAGGTTGGCGGCGTGCACGGCGAGGCCGGCGGTCTCGTCGACAATGCCGGGTACGGCTGCCGCCACCTGCCGGACAGTGCGTCCGAGGGCCGTCGCGCGGTCCGTGAGCCCGGACAACGCGGCGGTGATCGCGGCCACCACTGCGTCGGGACCGGCGTGCCGAGGCGTCGGGCCGTGCAGGGTGGCCAGCGGTGTGAGGGTACGGTCCAGCACCGCGCCCTTCATGGTCGTGCCGCCGACGTCGAGTGCGATCACGCAGTCGGCCGGAACCGGCCGGTCAGGCATCGTCGTCCTTCAGGATCACGGAGCGGCTGAGGTTGCGGGGACGGTCCGGGTTCATGCCCCGCGCCTGGGCGATGAGGACGGCGAGCCGCTGGGCGCGCACAAGGTCCGCCAGCGGATCGATGTCGCCCGCCGCGTCGCCGGAGCGCGCGACGAATGTGCCGCCAACGTGCTCCACGTCCTCCGCCAGCCCCTTGGGTACCGGGCCGAACACCCAGGTGGCGCGGCCGGGACCGGAGATGCTGATCGGTCCGTGCCGGTACTCCATGGCGGGGTAGGACTCGGTCCAGGCGCCCGCTGCCTCCCGCATCTTCAGCGCGGCCTCCAGGGCCAGACCATAGGTCCAGCCGGTGCCGAGGAACGTGAACTGCCCACCGCCGGTCAGCTCCTCACCCAGCGGTTCGGCGAGGGCCGTCTCCGCGTCGGCAATCGCGTCGGCAACCGGCCGCACGCCCACCGACAGAGCGCCTTCCGCCTCCAGATGGGCCCGCAGCAGCACCAGCGCGCTCGTGGCGAACCGGGTCTGGACGACCGACTCCTCGTCCGCGTAGTCCAGGACGGTGACGGTGCCGGCGACGTGCAGTACCGGCGTGGCCGGGTCCGCGGTCAGTGCACAGGTCGCCACGTTGCCCTTCAGCGCGCCGAGCACCTCCAGGACCTCGGTCGTCGTGCCGGACCTGGTGATGGTCAGGACCCGGTCGTACGAGCGGTGGCCGGGGAACTCCGAGGCGGCGAACGCGTCGGTCTCGCCATGCCCTCCCGTTTCCCGCAACCGGGCGTAGGCGTGGGCCATGAACCACGAGGTGCCGCAGCCGATGACCGCGACACGCTCACCGCGACGGGGCAGCCCCTGCGAGAGGGAGACGCCCGCTGCGGCTGCTTGCCGCCAGACGCCCGGTTGTGAGGCGATCTCGGCCGAGGTGAGGGAGGCGTCCTGGACAGACATGTGAGGGGTCTCCTTGGGAGGTGCGGATGGGCGGGCACCGGCGGACCGGCGGGCTACTTGACGGACCCGGCCGTCAGGCCTGAGACCACCTTGCGCTCGATGAAGGCGAAGAGGGCGACGACGGGCACGATGGCGATCACCGATCCGGCGAAGAGGTAGTTCCACTGCACGGTGTAGTTGCCGATGAAGCTGTTGATGCCGACGGTGAGCGGCTGGCTCTCCTGCACGGTCGACAAGGTCAGCCCCATCACGAACTCGTTCCAGGCCGCGATGAATGTGAAGATCATCGCGGTCACCACGCCGGGCAGGGCAAGTGGCAGGGTGATCCGGACCAGCGCGCCGACGCGGCCCAGCCCGTCGATCATCGCGGACTCCTCGAGCGCCACCGGGATGGAGCCGATGTAGGCGGTCAGGATCCAGATGGCGAACGCCAGGTTGAACGCGGCGTTGCACAGGATCAGTGTCCACACCGAGTTGAGCATGCCGAGCTGGTAGAACTCGCGGTAGAGGCCGACCAGCAGGGACGTCGGCTGGAACATCTGGGTGACCAGGACCAGCAGCAGGAACAGCCTGCGGCCGCGGTAGCGCATACGGGCCGTGTAGTACGCGGCCGGCAGGGCGACCAGCAGAACCAGCAGGGTGGAGCCGGCGGCGACGAGCAGGGTCACCCGCAGGTTCGCACCGAGGCTGGAGTCGTGCCACACGTCGATGAAGTTGGCCCACTCGAAGTGGTGGGGCAGGTACGACGGATCCCGCAGCTCGTCGGCCGGACGCAGCGCGGTGATCACCATCTCGGCGTACGGAAGCAGGAAGACGACGGCGAGCAGCCAGGCGACGGCCGCGACGAGGACGGTCCGTGGACGCGGTCCGCGGCGGGGCGGGACGGCATGGGGGGTGTGCGCAGGCCGGTGCGCGGCGGTGGCGCGGACGTCAGGGGCAGCGGTCTGCTGGGCCATCAGCTCTCCTCCTCGTTCCAGCGGCTGGCTTTGAGGAACGCGACCACCATGATCACGACAAGGGCGAAGTTGACGACGGACATGGCCGCGGACTCGCCGATGTCGGAGTCCTTCAACTGGTACATGAAGACGGTGGAGGTGGATGTGTCGCTGCCCGGACCACCGTGGGTCATGCTCCAGATGATGGGGAAGGAGTTGAAGACGTTGATCAGGTTGATCACCACGCCCACGAGGAAGGCCGGCCGCAGCAGAGGCAGGGTGATCCGCCAGTAGGTCTGCCAGGTGCCGCTGCCGTCCACACGGCTCGCCTCGTACACCTCCTCCGGCACGGTCTGCAGACCGGCCAGCAACGTGTACGTGGTGAACGGCAGGGAGACGAAGACCGCGACGGACATCATCCACGGCCAGGCCGTGTCCGGCTCGCCGAGCCAGTCCTTCGGCCCGTCGATCAGGCCCAGGTCGGTCATGGCGGTGTTGAGGACGCCGGCGGTCTGGTTCAGCATCCACTTGAAACCGATGGCCGTCATGACCACCGAGGCGGCCCACGGGGCGATCAGCGCCCAGCGGGTGACGCGCCGGCCCGGGAACCTCTGGTGGAACAGCTGCGCCAGTGCCAGCGACAGCACCATCGTCAGTGCGACCACGACGAGGGTCCAGATGACGGTGGCGAGGAGCACGGAGGGGAGCGAGGACTCGTCGAACAGCTTGCGGTACTTGTCGAGTCCGGCCGAGCCCCGGGTGAAGCCGCTGATGCTGATGCGCAGGAACGAGGTCCGCACCATCTCGACGACGGGCCAGACGACGACCAGCAGGATGAGCAGGACGGCGGGGCCGATCCAGGGCAGCGGTCCGAGCCGGGCGAACCCCGAGCGCCGGGACGCTCGGACGCTTCGGGCCGCGCGGTCCGGCGAGGTGGACGAGTGGGTGGACACGAGGGCCTTCCGGTGTCTGCGGTGGGGTGGGCGAGCCGACTACTTCCGGTCGGCGACCGTGGCCTCGGCCGACTTCTGCAGGTCGCCCAGGACCTTGGCGGGGTCACCGCTGACGGCGGTGCCGCCGTTCTTCTTGATGTCCGCGGAGACGGCGTCCCAGGTGGTGTCGCCCAGCGGGTAGAAGACGGCGTTCGGCAGCAGGCTGAAGAAGGGCTGCAGGTCCTTGTGCTTGCCGTTGCCCCGCATCTCGTCGAGCGTGTCCTTGGTGACCGGCATCAGGTCGTAGGTCTCGTCGAACTTCAGCGTGTTCTCCTTGGAGTACGCGAAGTCGAGGAACTT
The genomic region above belongs to Streptomyces sp. CG1 and contains:
- a CDS encoding carbohydrate ABC transporter permease — protein: MSTHSSTSPDRAARSVRASRRSGFARLGPLPWIGPAVLLILLVVVWPVVEMVRTSFLRISISGFTRGSAGLDKYRKLFDESSLPSVLLATVIWTLVVVALTMVLSLALAQLFHQRFPGRRVTRWALIAPWAASVVMTAIGFKWMLNQTAGVLNTAMTDLGLIDGPKDWLGEPDTAWPWMMSVAVFVSLPFTTYTLLAGLQTVPEEVYEASRVDGSGTWQTYWRITLPLLRPAFLVGVVINLINVFNSFPIIWSMTHGGPGSDTSTSTVFMYQLKDSDIGESAAMSVVNFALVVIMVVAFLKASRWNEEES